One part of the Dioscorea cayenensis subsp. rotundata cultivar TDr96_F1 chromosome 2, TDr96_F1_v2_PseudoChromosome.rev07_lg8_w22 25.fasta, whole genome shotgun sequence genome encodes these proteins:
- the LOC120271733 gene encoding uncharacterized protein LOC120271733 isoform X1 has protein sequence MIPSFPLLYSLFDLFSRMLTGHAISLHEDSETNEVLLEDPVAETQHEEDEVSGNVLHIASFEELSKNHVQCDTVIWVLISLLLVLAWGFGVIMLLYLPVRRFVLQKDISSRRLYVTSNKIVYKSTRPSFLPFLGFTTIEKHIPLHLVVDTILEQGCLQSMYGLHTFRIESIAHGKAAPVDELQFQGVSNPGLLRKIITREAAKSIRELWSCQQPKMHLGEGDSRESHTRSLSEVLALSRLHSPSRKIQFIGSPRNVQPEAGVVVPDELLLHKLDEVEQSVKKIESLVGQLETQADG, from the exons ATGATCCCTTCTTTTCCGTTACTGTACtccttgtttgatttgttttccaGGATGTTGACTGGCCATGCTATTAGCTTGCATGAAGATAGTGAAACAAATGAGGTCTTACTTGAAGATCCTGTAGCTGAGACTCAACATGAAGAAGACGAGGTTTCTGGAAACGTGTTGCACATAGCCTCATTTGAGGAGCTTTCAAAGAACCATGTGCAATGTGACACGGTTATATGGGTTTTAATATCATTGCTGCTGGTTTTAGCTTGGGGGTTTGGTGTAATTATGCTCTTGTATCTTCCTGTCAGAAGATTTGTGTTGCAGAAAGACATCTCTTCTCGCAGACTGTATGTTACAAGCAATAAAATAGTGTACAAG TCCACAAGGCCATCCTTCTTACCTTTTCTCGGTTTTACCACAATCGAGAAACACATACCTCTTCATTTAGTTGTTGACACCATCTTGGAACAAG GTTGCTTGCAATCTATGTATGGACTTCATACATTCAGGATTGAAAGTATAGCCCATGGGAAAGCGGCACCAGTAGACGAACTGCAGTTTCAAGGTGTCTCTAACCCTGGACTTCTAAGGAAG ATCATCACACGAGAGGCTGCTAAGAGTATTAGAGAGTTATGGAGTTGCCAACAGCCCAAAATGCACCTTGGGGAAGGAGACTCCAGGGAATCACATACAAGATCCCTTTCTGAGGTTTTGGCATTAAGCCGATTGCATTCTCCTAGTAGAAAG ATACAGTTCATAGGTTCTCCGAGGAATGTTCAACCTGAAGCAGGAGTTGTTGTACCTGATGAATTACTATTGCATAAGCTTGATGAGGTTGAGCAGTCAGTGAAG AAAATTGAATCACTGGTTGGGCAATTAGAGACCCAGGCTGATGGCTAA
- the LOC120271733 gene encoding uncharacterized protein LOC120271733 isoform X2, translated as MIPSFPLLYSLFDLFSRMLTGHAISLHEDSETNEVLLEDPVAETQHEEDEVSGNVLHIASFEELSKNHVQCDTVIWVLISLLLVLAWGFGVIMLLYLPVRRFVLQKDISSRRLYVTSNKIVYKSTRPSFLPFLGFTTIEKHIPLHLVVDTILEQGCLQSMYGLHTFRIESIAHGKAAPVDELQFQGVSNPGLLRKIITREAAKSIRELWSCQQPKMHLGEGDSRESHTRSLSEVLALSRLHSPSRKFIGSPRNVQPEAGVVVPDELLLHKLDEVEQSVKKIESLVGQLETQADG; from the exons ATGATCCCTTCTTTTCCGTTACTGTACtccttgtttgatttgttttccaGGATGTTGACTGGCCATGCTATTAGCTTGCATGAAGATAGTGAAACAAATGAGGTCTTACTTGAAGATCCTGTAGCTGAGACTCAACATGAAGAAGACGAGGTTTCTGGAAACGTGTTGCACATAGCCTCATTTGAGGAGCTTTCAAAGAACCATGTGCAATGTGACACGGTTATATGGGTTTTAATATCATTGCTGCTGGTTTTAGCTTGGGGGTTTGGTGTAATTATGCTCTTGTATCTTCCTGTCAGAAGATTTGTGTTGCAGAAAGACATCTCTTCTCGCAGACTGTATGTTACAAGCAATAAAATAGTGTACAAG TCCACAAGGCCATCCTTCTTACCTTTTCTCGGTTTTACCACAATCGAGAAACACATACCTCTTCATTTAGTTGTTGACACCATCTTGGAACAAG GTTGCTTGCAATCTATGTATGGACTTCATACATTCAGGATTGAAAGTATAGCCCATGGGAAAGCGGCACCAGTAGACGAACTGCAGTTTCAAGGTGTCTCTAACCCTGGACTTCTAAGGAAG ATCATCACACGAGAGGCTGCTAAGAGTATTAGAGAGTTATGGAGTTGCCAACAGCCCAAAATGCACCTTGGGGAAGGAGACTCCAGGGAATCACATACAAGATCCCTTTCTGAGGTTTTGGCATTAAGCCGATTGCATTCTCCTAGTAGAAAG TTCATAGGTTCTCCGAGGAATGTTCAACCTGAAGCAGGAGTTGTTGTACCTGATGAATTACTATTGCATAAGCTTGATGAGGTTGAGCAGTCAGTGAAG AAAATTGAATCACTGGTTGGGCAATTAGAGACCCAGGCTGATGGCTAA
- the LOC120271733 gene encoding uncharacterized protein LOC120271733 isoform X3 — translation MLTGHAISLHEDSETNEVLLEDPVAETQHEEDEVSGNVLHIASFEELSKNHVQCDTVIWVLISLLLVLAWGFGVIMLLYLPVRRFVLQKDISSRRLYVTSNKIVYKSTRPSFLPFLGFTTIEKHIPLHLVVDTILEQGCLQSMYGLHTFRIESIAHGKAAPVDELQFQGVSNPGLLRKIITREAAKSIRELWSCQQPKMHLGEGDSRESHTRSLSEVLALSRLHSPSRKIQFIGSPRNVQPEAGVVVPDELLLHKLDEVEQSVKKIESLVGQLETQADG, via the exons ATGTTGACTGGCCATGCTATTAGCTTGCATGAAGATAGTGAAACAAATGAGGTCTTACTTGAAGATCCTGTAGCTGAGACTCAACATGAAGAAGACGAGGTTTCTGGAAACGTGTTGCACATAGCCTCATTTGAGGAGCTTTCAAAGAACCATGTGCAATGTGACACGGTTATATGGGTTTTAATATCATTGCTGCTGGTTTTAGCTTGGGGGTTTGGTGTAATTATGCTCTTGTATCTTCCTGTCAGAAGATTTGTGTTGCAGAAAGACATCTCTTCTCGCAGACTGTATGTTACAAGCAATAAAATAGTGTACAAG TCCACAAGGCCATCCTTCTTACCTTTTCTCGGTTTTACCACAATCGAGAAACACATACCTCTTCATTTAGTTGTTGACACCATCTTGGAACAAG GTTGCTTGCAATCTATGTATGGACTTCATACATTCAGGATTGAAAGTATAGCCCATGGGAAAGCGGCACCAGTAGACGAACTGCAGTTTCAAGGTGTCTCTAACCCTGGACTTCTAAGGAAG ATCATCACACGAGAGGCTGCTAAGAGTATTAGAGAGTTATGGAGTTGCCAACAGCCCAAAATGCACCTTGGGGAAGGAGACTCCAGGGAATCACATACAAGATCCCTTTCTGAGGTTTTGGCATTAAGCCGATTGCATTCTCCTAGTAGAAAG ATACAGTTCATAGGTTCTCCGAGGAATGTTCAACCTGAAGCAGGAGTTGTTGTACCTGATGAATTACTATTGCATAAGCTTGATGAGGTTGAGCAGTCAGTGAAG AAAATTGAATCACTGGTTGGGCAATTAGAGACCCAGGCTGATGGCTAA
- the LOC120271726 gene encoding membrane steroid-binding protein 1-like: MAIGELWESLNKSIVVYTGLSPTTFFTALAIAGAVYFAVSSLFSRPEPARTREVKIDEPEPLPPPVQLGEITEEELRVYDGSDPKKPLLMAIKGQIYDVTQSRMFYGPGGPYALFAGKDASRALAKMSFEEQDLTGDISGLGPFELEALQDWEYKFMSKYVKVGTVKKTVTVPVDEPAEITSLATENNPDHAAPVHKAEAEHCSESGPVEHVVESKDRSAEVEENAVPVHEVSSEDILIESVGMEEGRDAEVKEHVVSGHVAEAEEDGNDAETKKHVPVEHNVIPKEEPPAKHDAAEYVTVEDIKE, from the exons ATGGCGATCGGAGAACTATGGGAATCCCTGAACAAATCCATCGTCGTCTACACTGGCCTCTCGCCGACGACCTTCTTCACCGCGCTTGCCATCGCCGGCGCTGTTTATTTCGCTGTTTCTAGCCTTTTCTCTCGCCCTGAGCCTGCTCGTACGCGGGAGGTGAAGATCGATGAGCCTGAGCCACTGCCGCCGCCCGTGCAACTTGGGGAGATCACTGAAGAGGAGCTTAGGGTTTATGATGGATCTGATCCTAAGAAACCTCTTCTCATGGCCATCAAGGGCCAGATCTACGACGTCACTCAGAGCAg AATGTTTTACGGACCTGGTGGTCCGTATGCGTTATTCGCCGGCAAAGATGCAAGCAGAGCATTAGCAAAGATGTCCTTTGAAGAACAGGATTTGACCGGGGATATCTCAGGCCTTGGACCTTTCGAACTCGAGGCATTGCAGGACTGGGAATACAAGTTCATGAGTAAATATGTCAAGGTGGGAACAGTCAAGAAAACCGTTACAGTTCCTGTTGATGAACCCGCCGAAATTACTTCTCTAGCTACTGAAAACAATCCTGATCATGCCGCCCCAGTTCATAAGGCAGAAGCCGAGCATTGTAGCGAGAGTGGTCCAGTAGAGCATGTTGTAGAATCGAAGGATCGCTCTGCTGAAGTGGAGGAGAATGCTGTACCGGTCCATGAAGTATCAAGCGAAGACATATTGATTGAATCTGTGGGAATGGAAGAGGGGCGTGATGCGGAGGTGAAGGAGCATGTTGTATCAGGTCATGTAGCCGAGGCGGAGGAGGACGGAAATGATGCAGAGACGAAGAAGCATGTTCCGGTGGAACATAATGTGATTCCAAAAGAGGAGCCTCCGGCAAAGCATGATGCTGCAGAGTATGTTACAGTTGAAGATATCAAGGAGTGA
- the LOC120274932 gene encoding myosin-3-like codes for MARNCAEAGSSTKGGQRPARKTEKLQRDGDGGKAGASGFHWLFGSDSEPYFLLAFSRWRILRGGKRGRGKGGGGGERESGDVQVPRGWDKLFVSIVSVETGKTIAKSSRTAVHGGTCQWTDSFSESIWVSQDGATKELEECLYKIVVAMGSSRSGVLGDVALNLTDYVHSRDSGLLSLPLERCNYGTILQIKVQCLSRTKSRFRVMLILDGKGWKETNFNMEEPTTNNDDVDSKSDGSDVSNRVASSCTNLAGAAHPDEPGNRWNFMDWDRSFSASGSHRSSDSGGSSVGRANFSPQSSLNGGAFNVGRPDSSGSHYNSHYGGGHSDDVSRSNHSSFNSRVSGSSNAIQLQEGQISVQGVAPVTLRSSNSCKDLLDAAEETIDELHDEVKMWERHSQKLKLDLEILKKQNSEKSKHQANLDMELSAAFAERDSFKQELEQLKLSLEESMTKQTVNGTAKVEEVVRAKKELEDELKFLKESNANLSIQLKKTQDSNLELISILQELEETVEKQTMEIANLSEQAQANDSGSGSKGRLLLDLEAEWAHKLSMKEEEIKKLEDKLSVALQTRDLSPKISSGDNIDTVKEIETLRAKVEELERDCAELTDENLELLFKMKESVLSLMLLFLNHKVRKLELELKKKDESNEDLTKSLTLQIGKLEEKCSDLENERKHLRDKVSELLRELDSSQVELEEKIQELTQLYQKQENSLAADSGADEKAESLSSLELSRILSEISKQLHIALSHVKDLQSKGESGAETECLFDSEFLAPGGTDAVTQKDQVDNMIKSFVKFNDMLESKLVECRVLIQFADGDRKQQDQNSVEAKKWLKDNLLYEQEFGAVEAKENSRNGDTHIELIESQSMVEELKAVCSSKDEQIDDLRNSNRELDDLLSDIRREKDQLEEQLNNALGEINVASNSLEDARHEVMMLKGSVDSHASANKMLEKKLVELESSKNELDVHISELENENVQLSERISGLEAQLRYLTNEKESNRLELDDSKAHIADLKDQLSSLQTEMDSQKLGLEQKLQEAQKRLAESQEESELLKRAQSKQQGTIENLMEECVSLQKSTADLKKQKLDLHGRNSRLEVELGESLKKSADFCEKVEFLEGKLSLLQKDIILKENLLATKLENVYKENKELEERIRQAHILLNQLDEEVKLERAGALLTAQASSAHNEEAITAAESSCESSNMLSDRRELETSLQEAQEKIKWYETELNDLKQESDNKIQGLVDLLNVSKQSEEMLMIDITRMQRLIENIKSSEERFKRTANDLELKLKASDYEKEQITEEITGLKLQVQKVALLQDEIMALKTAVDDAKFEKGKLEELLKSVSEECEELKTEKISFVDKVSNMQQALHGFEDDRLKRIALEEKLSRLESDLTAKEALFAQEAEIKNELNRMKRVNSEYQRKVQNLEDEKEEFTRITQELEKELLLRKEQSEVNKVSIEDGNNPHKENQGDGDKVDLKSKIQSLETELAEALEASSMYRIQLQSLVAEKENNQAEILKKSPENEANANQTARISSLEAELKDMQERYLNMSLKFAEVEAQREQLVMKLKSTNKEKRWF; via the exons ATGGCAAGGAATTGCGCAGAAGCAGGATCCTCAACGAAAGGAGGTCAG AGGCCAG CGAGGAAGACAGAGAAGCTCCAGCGAGATGGAGATGGTGGGAAGGCGGGGGCATCTGGATTCCATTGGCTTTTTGGGAGTGATTCGGAACCCTACTTTTTGCTTGCTTTCTCTCGTTGGAGGATTTTGAGAGGAGGAAAAAGGGGGAGAggaaaaggaggaggaggaggagaaaggGAGAGTGGAGATGTTCAG GTTCCTAGAggttgggacaagctttttgtTTCTATTGTCTCAGTGGAAACTGGGAAGACAATTGCAAAATCCAGCAGAACAGCAGTGCATGGTGGAACTTGTCAATGGACTGATTCTTTTTCCGAGTCAATTTGGGTTTCTCAAGATGGTGCAACAAAGGAGCTTGAAGAATGCCTATACAAGATTGTTGTTGCCATG GGATCTTCAAGATCGGGTGTTCTTGGGGATGTTGCCTTGAATTTAACGGACTATGTTCATTCAAGAGACTCTGGTCTTCTTTCGTTGCCTCTGGAGAGGTGCAACTATGGCACAATTTTGCAG ATCAAGGTTCAATGCCTTTCAAGAACTAAATCCAGGTTTCGTGTTATgcttatttt GGATGGAAAAGGATGGAAAGAGACAAACTTCAATATGGAAGAACCAACCACAAACAATGATGATGTAGATAGCAAGTCTGATGGATCTGATGTGTCTAATAGGGTAGCTTCATCTTGCACTAATTTAGCTGGTGCTGCTCATCCAGATGAACCTGGGAACAGG TGGAACTTCATGGATTGG GACCGAAGTTTTTCTGCATCAGGTTCACATCGTAGTTCTGATTCCGGGGGGAGTTCCGTAGGCAGGGCAAATTTTTCTCCCCAGAGCAGCTTAAATGGGGGAGCATTTAACGTTGGCAGGCCAGATTCATCTGGGTCCCATTACAACTCGCATTATGGTGGAGGTCACAGTGATGATGTTTCTAGATCCAACCATTCATCCTTTAATTCCCGGGTCTCGGGGTCGTCTAATGCAATCCAATTGCAAGAGGGGCAGATTTCTGTACAAGGTGTAGCGCCAGTAACATTGAGGTCTTCTAATTCCTGTAAAGATCTTCTTGATGCCGCTGAAGAAACAATAGATGAACTCCATGATGAGGTGAAGATGTGGGAGCGACATTCTCAGAAACTAAAGCTTGAtcttgaaatattaaaaaaacaaaattcagaaaaatCTAAACATCAGGCTAATCTAGATATGGAGCTTTCTGCTGCCTTTGCTGAACGGGATTCTTTCAAGCAAGAACTTGAACAATTAAAGTTGTCACTTGAGGAGTCGATGACAAAACAAACAGTAAATGGCACTGCTAAAGTCGAGGAAGTTGTACGCGCGAAAAAAGAACTTGAAGATGAATTGAAGTTTCTAAAGGAATCAAATGCCAACTTAAGTATACAGCTAAAGAAGACACAAGACTCGAATCTTGAGCTCATTTCTATTCTTCAGGAGCTGGAGGAGACTGTAGAAAAGCAAACAATGGAGATAGCCAATCTTTCAGAACAGGCTCAAGCAAATGATTCTGGTAGTGGTTCAAAGGGCCGGTTGTTGTTGGATCTCGAGGCTGAATGGGCTCACAAACTGTctatgaaagaagaagaaataaagaagtTGGAGGATAAGTTATCTGTTGCACTCCAGACTCGAGATCTGAGTCCTAAAATTTCCAGTGGAGATAACATTGACACGGTGAAAGAAATCGAGACATTGAGAGCTAAAGTAGAGGAGCTAGAGAGAGACTGTGCTGAACTCACAGATGAAAACCTAGAACTCCTATTTAAAATGAAAGAGTCAG TTTTGAGTTTGATGCTTCTCTTCTTAAATCACAAAGTACGTAAACTAGAGCTGGAGCTCAAGAAGAAAGATGAGTCTAATGAAGACCTCACCAAATCTTTAACGCTTCAGATTGGGAAACTAGAGGAGAAATGTTCTGATCTTGAGAATGAGCGTAAACATTTGAGAGATAAAGTTTCTGAATTACTTAGAGAGCTTGATAGTAGCCAGGTggaattagaagaaaaaatcCAAGAGTTGACTCAACTGTATCAAAAGCAAGAGAATTCGCTAGCTGCGGATTCTGGAGCAGATGAAAAAGCTGAATCATTGAGCTCCTTGGAGTTGTCTAGAATACTCTCAGAAATAAGCAAGCAGCTTCATATCGCTCTAAGTCATGTGAAGGACCTACAAAGTAAAGGTGAATCTGGTGCAGAAACTGAATGTTTATTTGACTCGGAGTTTTTGGCTCCTGGAGGCACAGATGCAGTCACTCAAAAAGATCAGGTGGACAATATGATAAAAAGTTTTGTCAAGTTCAATGATATGCTGGAATCAAAGTTAGTTGAATGCAGGGTTCTCATTCAGTTTGCAGATGGAGATCGAAAGCAGCAAGACCAAAATTCTGTTGAAGCGAAAAAGTGGCTCAAGGATAATCTTTTATATGAACAAGAATTTGGAGCAGTTGAAGCTAAAGAAAACTCTAGAAATGGTGATACCCACATTGAATTGATAGAATCCCAGTCCATGGTAGAAGAGCTGAAGGCTGTGTGTTCATCTAAAGATGAACAAATTGATGACTTGAGAAATTCCAACAGGGAATTGGATGATTTACTTTCTGATATTCGGAGAGAAAAAGATCAGTTGGAGGAGCAGTTGAACAATGCACTTGGGGAAATTAATGTTGCTTCTAACAGCTTGGAAGACGCTCGGCATGAGGTAATGATGCTTAAGGGTTCTGTGGATTCTCATGCATCTGCTAATAAGATGCTTGAAAAGAAGTTGGTGGAACTTGAGAGCAGCAAAAATGAACTGGATGTGCATATATCCGAGCTGGAGAATGAAAATGTGCAGCTATCTGAACGCATATCTGGCTTGGAAGCTCAGCTAAGGTATCTGACAAATGAAAAGGAGTCCAATAGACTGGAACTAGATGATTCTAAAGCACATATTGCAGACCTCAAGGATCAATTATCAAGCTTGCAAACTGAAATGGATTCACAAAAGCTGGGATTGGAACAGAAGCTTCAAGAAGCACAGAAGAGATTGGCAGAATCTCAAGAAGAATCAGAGCTTCTGAAGAGAGCTCAGTCAAAACAACAAGGAACTATTGAGAATCTGATGGAGGAGTGCGTCTCACTTCAAAAGTCTACTGCAGATTTGAAGAAGCAGAAATTGGATTTGCATGGCCGAAATTCACGCCTTGAGGTTGAGTTGGGTGAGTCACTTAAAAAGAGTGCTGATTTTTGTGAGAAGGTGGAGTTCTTGGAAGGAAAACTGTCATTATTGCAGAAAGATATCATTTTAAAGGAGAATTTACTAGCTACAAAACTAGAAAATGTTTATAAAGAGAATAAAGAACTTGAAGAGAGAATCAGGCAGGCACATATCTTGTTAAATCAGCTGGATGAAGAAGTGAAACTTGAGAGGGCTGGAGCCCTCTTGACTGCACAGGCATCATCAGCCCATAATGAAGAAGCAATAACAGCAGCAGAGTCATCATGCGAATCTTCAAACATGTTATCTGACAGAAGAGAACTTGAAACTAGTCTTCAAGAAGCCCAGGAGAAGATTAAGTGGTATGAGACTGAGCTAAATGACCTCAAGCAGGAGTCTGATAACAAAATTCAAGGGTTAGTTGATTTGCTAAATGTGTCCAAGCAGAGTGAGGAGATGCTGATGATTGACATCACTCGGATGCAAAGACTGatagaaaatattaaatccaGTGAAGAAAGATTCAAAAGAACGGCAAATGACTTGGAGCTAAAACTTAAAGCTTCAGATTATGAAAAGGAGCAAATAACAGAAGAAATAACTGGCTTAAAACTTCAAGTACAAAAGGTTGCACTTCTACAGGATGAGATAATGGCACTTAAGACTGCTGTTGATGATGCAAAGTTTGAAAAGGGGAAGTTAGAAGAATTATTGAAGTCTGTATCTGAAGAATGTGAAGAATTAAAAACAGAGAAAATTTCATTCGTGGATAAAGTTTCAAATATGCAGCAAGCATTACATGGTTTTGAAGATGATCGGCTCAAAAGGATTGCCTTGGAAGAGAAGCTGTCAAGGCTGGAAAGTGATCTGACAGCAAAAGAAGCTCTATTTGCTCAAGAGGCAGAAATAAAGAATGAACTTAATCGCATGAAAAGAGTAAATAGCGAGTATCAGAGGAAAGTCCAAAATTTAGAGGACGAGAAAGAGGAGTTTACGAGGATAACTCAGGAGCTGGAGAAGGAACTGCTGCTGAGGAAAGAACAGAGTGAGGTCAATAAAGTTTCTATTGAG GATGGCAATAATCCACATAAGGAAAACCAAGGAGATGGCGACAAGGTTGATCTCAAGTCCAAGATCCAGTCCCTTGAAACTGAACTTGCTGAGGCTTTAGAGGCGAGTAGCATGTATAGAATACAACTTCAGAG TCTTGTTGCGGAGAAGGAAAATAATCAAGCTGAGATTCTCAAGAAAAGCCCCGAAAATGAAGCAAATGCAAACCAAACTGCAAGAATCTCATCATTAGAAGCCGAATTAAAAGACATGCAAGAGCGTTATCTAAACATGAGTCTCAAATTTGCCGAAGTGGAAGCTCAGCGCGAGCAACTGGTTATGAAGCTCAAATCGACAAATAAAGAGAAGAGATGGTTCTGA